The following proteins come from a genomic window of Loxodonta africana isolate mLoxAfr1 chromosome 19, mLoxAfr1.hap2, whole genome shotgun sequence:
- the COQ5 gene encoding 2-methoxy-6-polyprenyl-1,4-benzoquinol methylase, mitochondrial has translation MAAPSSCLLWNYCGRGWSPAMLFCRLPGLRSSWPGGPLGARLLSHEKQSTETHFGFETVSEEEKGGKVYHVFESVAKKYDVMNDMMSLGIHRVWKDLLLRKMHPFPGTQLLDVAGGTGDIAFRFLNYIQAQHQRKQKRQLRAQQTLSWEEIAKKYHSEEDSLGGSHVMVCDINKEMLKVGKQKARAQGYKAGLAWVLGDAEELPFGDDKFDVYSIAFGIRNVTHIDLALQEAHRVLKPGGRFLCLEFSQVNNPLVSRLYDLYSFQVIPVMGEVIAGDWKSYQYLVESIRRFPPQEEFKEMIEDAGFQKVTYESLTSGIVAIHSGFKL, from the exons ATGGCGGCCCCCAGTAGCTGCCTTTTATGGAACTACTGCGGCCGTGGGTGGTCGCCGGCGATGCTGTTCTGCCGGCTCCCCGGGCTTCGTAGCTCCTGGCCCGGGGGCCCGCTGGGTGCGCGGCTCTTGTCCCACGAGAAGCAGTCGACAGAAACGCACTTCGGGTTTGAAACGGTGTCGGAGGAGGAAAAGGGAGGCAAAG TCTACCATGTGTTTGAAAGCGTGGCCAAGAAGTATGATGTGATGAATGATATGATGAGTCTTGGTATCCATCGTGTTTGGAAGGATTTGCTGCTCAGGAAGATGCACCCGTTTCCTGGGACCCAGCTGCTCGACGTTGCTGGAGGCACAG GTGATATTGCATTCCGGTTCCTTAATTATATTCAGGCTCAGCATCAGAGGAAGCAGAAGAGGCAGTTGAGAGCCCAACAGACATTATCCTGGGAAGAAATTGCCAAAAAGTATCACAGTGAAGAGGACTCCTTGGGTGGCTCCCATGTCATGGTCTGTGACATCAACAAAGAGATGCTCAAAGTTGGAAAGCAGAAAGCACGTGCTCAAGGATACAAAGCTG GACTTGCTTGGGTATTGGGAGATGCTGAAGAACTGCCCTTTGGTGATGACAAGTTCGATGTTTACTCCATTGCCTTTGGGATCCGGAATGTAACACACATTGATCTG GCACTCCAGGAAGCCCATCGTGTCCTGAAACCAGGAGGACGGTTTCTCTGTCTGGAGTTTAGCCAAGTGAACAATCCCCTCGTATCCAG GCTTTATGATCTGTATAGCTTCCAGGTCATTCCTGTCATGGGAGAGGTCATTGCAGGAGACTGGAAGTCCTACCAGTACCTTGTAGAGAGTATCCGAAGGTTCCCACCTCAG gaGGAGTTCAAGGAGATGATAGAAGATGCAGGTTTTCAGAAGGTGACGTATGAAAGTCTAACATCAGGAATCGTGGCCATTCATTCTGGCTTCAAACTGTAA